Genomic DNA from Amycolatopsis alba DSM 44262:
CAGTCGCCCGTCAGTTCGATCACGCCGTCGATCGTGCAGTTCTCCGTGACGATCAGATCCCGCATGAGCCCGACCGTACCGCCGCCCTCCGACAAGAATGGACCGATGACCGCGCTGCCACCCTGGCCCGCCGCGTCGCGGGCCCGCGCACCCGACCCGCCAGGAAGCCGAAGACTGGGTGCGACGGCAGCAGACCCGGCACGCCGAGGGAAGGTGCTACCCCTTCGTGATCACCGCGGACGGGGCGGCAGTCGGCACGATCGGTCTCTGGCTGCGGAAACTCTCCGAAGGCATCGGGATTCTGCTCCTCTATGTGTCGCCGTGAACCGCGCGCCTCGATGGGTACCACGTCTCACCCGCGGGTTCGCCCGCCATGTTCCAGCTCCACGACACCGTGGGCGTGACGCGCGCATAGGTGCCCGGACCGACGATCCCCGTGCGTTCGACGGGATCGGCGGCCTCGCCGTAGATCCGGACACCACGCGCGACGAATGGGTCCAGTGAGACCAGGTCGTCGATGACCAAGGCGGCTTTCCGTTGTCCCGCTTGGATGTTGCGGAACTTCCGGGTCGCGAGGACTGACGCGCCCCCGCCACCGACCCAGAAATGTGTCCCGTCGAATTCGAACGCCAGCGGGACCACGTCGGGCTGCTCGCCGTCCTCGGACAGCGTTGCGAAGCGGGCCAGGGGTTGCGAGCGCAGGTACGCGATCTCCTCTTCGGTGAAGGCCATGACGCCATCATCCTCGCCTAAGCCGTGAGCGCCTCCGCGTCGTTGAGGATCAGCATGTCGGTGACGAAGCAGACCAGGGTGCCGTCGGCTGCCCGGCCGATCCAGGTCGGGTAGCTCCCGTCTCCCCAGCCGGTGGCGAAAGCGATGATGTTGCCGCTCGCTCCGTCCGGGGTGATGTCGACGTGGGGATCCACCTCGGCGAACTTCTCCATGAGCTCGTCGTCCACTTCGTCGGGGAGGGCGTCGGCGTCGGCGAAACAGCCGGTGCCGCTGTCCACGCCGTAGCCGTAGAACTCCCCGTCTCCCAGGAAAAGCGCGTTCTGTCCCGGCCAGAGCGCGACTTCCCACGTGGTCACCGGGACGTCGGCGACGACGAGTTTGGCGGCGGCGACCCGCTCGTGCGTCGGCTCGTCGACGAAGCGGATCATGGCGAGTTCGACCCGGTGCTCCCCGGCCGGGGCCGTGACCGTGAAGTGATCGGATTCCGCGTCAAGGAAGGCCGGGTCCGACGCGACGAGCCTGCCGCTGGGCATCCGGAGTTTCCCGGCGTCCCGAAGCTCGATCTCGACGAGGCCGCGGTTGTTGCTCAACGCGAAGCGCGTGCCCGCGGTGAACATCTCGCCCATGCCGGACGGCCGCAGCGGAACGGACGGCCGCCAAGGACGTTTTTCGTCGGGAAGCGGCGGATCGGTCTCGGGGGTGTCCGGGAACTGAAGGGTCACCGGTCCCGAATTCGCGAGGGATTCCCAGTCACCGAAGGCGGGCTTCGGCATGGTCAGCTCGGACAGCGGTTTGTGCGCGCGGCCGCTGCTGGAGCCGCCCGCGTAGCCGTCGGGTGCCTGATACGCCCAGCCTTCGCCGTCGGGGCCGAAGGACAGTTCCACGCGACCGGCGGTCTTCTTGTCGAACTCTTCCTGATCGGGGGATTTGTACGTCCATCGCTCGACGCGCACGAGGAACAACGTGCCGTCTTCGAGCAAGCGGTACTCGTACGAAGCGTTCCGCCTGCCTTGTTCGTCGAGGTGACGGCAGCGGGCGAAGTGGTGCGTCCACGCGATTTCGAGCAGCACCGACGGCGCTTCGGTGCCAGGTGGCACCAGGGCGACGGCGTACTGCTCGCCGGTGGCGTCACGTTCCCGCGCGATGTCGGGGGTGAGCCTGCCGACCAGCGCGCGGGCGGCCGGATCCCAGCCCTCGCAACAGATGACTTCGAGCGAAGTCCCCTCAGACATGGAGCGGACCCTAGTGGGCACCGCCGACAAAAAACCAGGAGTTACCCGCGGATCGCGTAGTCGCCGAAGGCCGGTTCCAGCAACTCGAAAGCCCGCTGCGCGGCCTTCGTCACCGCTTCGGCGATCTCGTCGTCGCTCTCGCCGGCGTGCGAGCGGCGCATGACCTCGCGAAAGAGGACGCGGTCGATCGCGTTGAGCTCGGCGGCCGCCATGACCGGGGTGACGTCGTCCGCGTCGGCTCCGGTCTCGTTCGCGAGCAGCCCGGCGAGCGCCGCCTCCCGTAGTTCGTGCAGTTCACGCAGCCGTGCGGTCAGGGTCGGGCTCTCCAGCACCATCGTCGCGAAGGCGGGCCCGGTGAAACCGATCACATGCGAGTGCTCCGCCAGCGCGTCCAGGAAAGTGCGTCGCAGCGCGGCCAGCGCCGACTCGCCCGTCTTCCGGTCGCGGACGGCGTCCGCCAGCCCGTTGGTGAACTCCGCGTGCTGGTCCAGCGCCAGATCCTCTTTGCGCGCGAAGTAGTTGGTCACGGTCTTCTTCGCGACCCTCGCCGCCGTGGCGATCTCGGCGATCGTCGTCTCTTCGAAGCCCTTCTCGATGAAGAGAAGCGTCGCCTTGTCGGAGATCAGCTGCCGCGTCTCCTGCTTCTTGAGCTCTCGCAAACCCACATCCGCACTGGTCATGGGCGAAGTTTACCACCGTCGTAAAAATACTCTTGACTTATAGTAGTCCGGATGTAAACTTACGTCCGTACTACCGAATGAGAGAGAAGAGGATCCTTGACCGCTCGAATCCCCCAAGGCAGCGAAGGCGCCGACCGCGCGCAGGTCCGCCGGTCGTACTGACCGATCAGCTCATCCGAAACGCACTGCCGACCGAAGGGGATAGCCCATGAACGTCCTTGCCTCCACCGTCTCGCTGACCGTCGACGACGTCGCCGCCTCCAGCCGCTTCTTCACCGAGCACTTCGGCTTCACCGAACAGATGGCCGCGGAGGGTTTCGTCTCCCTCGGGCATGAGACCGCGAAGCTGGCCATCGTCCTGCTCCAGGCGGGGATCGAGGTCCTGCCGGAGGAGCTGCGGCAGAAGCGCGCGTCCGGGGTGATCGTGGCCTTCACGGTCGAGAATCTCGAAGCCGAGGAGAAGCGCCTGCGCGCCGAAGGTGTCGAGATCACGCTGCCGCTGCGGGAAGAGCCGTGGGGAGAACGCCTCTTCATGGTCACCGACCCGAACGGCGTGCCCGTGGAACTCGTGGAATGGGTGCAGCAGTAAGGAAAAACGAAACGGGGCTTGGTCCACAGTGGACCAAGCCCCGGTTCGGCTACTTCATCGTGGCGAGCTGGATCAGGTTTCCGCAGGTGTCGTCGAAGACGGCGGTGACCACCGGCCCCAGATCGACGGCGTCCTGAGTGAATTCGACGCCCAGCCCCTTGAGTCGCTCGACCTCGGCGTACACGTCGTCGACGGCGAACTGGGTGAACGGGATCCCGTCGCCCGCGAGAGCCTTCTTGAACGGCTTCGCCGCGGGGTGGCCGTCCGGTTCCAGCAGCAGCTCGACGCCGTCGGGGTCGGCGGGGGAGACCACGGTGAGCCAGCGGGCGCCGCCGGTGGGCACGTCGTGTTTCTTGGTGAACCCCAGCTTCTCGGTGTAGAAGGCGAGAGCCTTGGCCTGGTCGTCGACGAAGACGCTGGTGATGTTGATGCGGATCACGGGTTCGGTTCCTCTCGGTCGATGGGCCACCGCTCGACGATCGACCGCAGCGGGCTCGTGTCGATGTGGTGGAACTTGTAGCGGCCCTGTCGCCGGGTGCGCACCAGGCCTGCCTGTTCGAGCATCGCGAGATGCTGCGAGATGGCCTGCCGCGACGAGGTCAGGCCGTGCTTCATGGTCAGCCTGCCGCAGATCTCGAACAGGGTCTGACCGTCCTTTTCGGTCAGCTCGTCCAGGATGACGCGCCGCGTCGCGTCGCCGATCGCCTTGAACAGGTCGCCGTCCACCGCTCCAGTTATAGGCAAGTCGTCACTTGCCTGTCAACTCGGGTCAGGAACCCAGATAGCGCAGGATCGCGAGGACGCGACGGCTGTAGCCCGCGGTGTTGGCCAGTCCGAGCTTGTCGAAGATGGCGTTCACGTGCTTCTCGACGGCGCTCTGCGACACGTACAGCGACTCGGCGATCCCGGCGTTCGTGTGGCCCTGCGCCATCTTCTCCAGCACTTCGCGCTCGCGGGCGGTCAGCTTCGCGAGCGGATCGGTGTGCGTCGTCCGCGCGAGCAGCCGCCGGACCACCTCCGGATCGAACGCCGCCCCGCCCGCGGCGACCCGGTCGAGCGCGTCCAGGAATTCGCCCACCTGGGCGACCCGGTCCTTCAGGAGATAGCCGACGCGTTCGCCGTCGCCGGTGATCAGCTCGGCGGCGTAGCGCTTCTCGACGTACTGCGAAAGCACGAGGACCCCGATCCCCGGCCAGCGCTTCCGGATCTCGAGCGCCGCGCGAAGACCTTCGTCGGTGTGCGTCGGCGGCATGCGGACGTCGGAGACGACCACGTCCGGCTGATACGCGGCGGTCGTCGAGACGAGCGAGTCACCGTCGCCGACCGACGCCACGACGTCGTGCCCCTCTTCGACCAGCAGCCGGACCAGGCCCTCGCGCAGCAGGGTCGAGTCCTCGGCGAGGATCACCCGCACGGCAGCACCGCCGTCACCACGGTCGGACCGCCGGGCGGACTGTCCACGGAGAACTCGCCGTCCGCCGCCGCGACGCGCCGCGCGAGGCCGGAAAGACCGCCGCCGGACACCCGCGCCCCGCCCGCGCCGTCATCGGTGATCCGCACCCGCACCCTGCCCCCGTCCCGCCCGGCCTCGATGTCGATCCGCGTCGCCGCGGCGTGCTTGATCGTATTGGTCACCGCTTCGGAGGTGACGAAGTAGACGACGGTCTCGATCGCCGCCGGTGGCCGTTCCGGAAGGTCGACACGCAGGTGGACCGGGAGGTCGGAGCGCTCCGCGAGCGCCTCCAGCGCGGGGTGCAGCCCGTCCGAGTCCAACGCGATCGGATACACCCGCCACGACACCTCGCGAAGGTCTTCGAGGGCGCGCTGGGACTCCTCGTGCGCCTGACGGAGCAGATCCGCCGCGTGGTCCGGGTCACCGGTCCGCCGCGCCCGGCCGAGCAGCATCCCGAGCGCGACCAGCCGCTGCTGGACGCCGTCGTGCAGATCCCGTTCGATCCGGCGGCGCTCGCCGTTGACCGCTTCGACCACTTCGGCCCGGCTGGTCGCGAGTTCGGAGACCCGGCGGCGCAACTGTTCTTTCTTGCTGGGCCCGAAAAAGTGTCTCGCCAGCTTGCGCTCCAGCGTCGCGATCCCGAGGAGTCCCTGCACGGAAAGGAAAAGCAGGAGGACGCCGAGCAGGACGGTGGCGATCTGGTCGGAGACGTCACCTTCACCCGGCCACTCGCCGAAGGTCTTCTGGTACGCGACGTAGGTCCCGATCACCACCCCGTAGCCGACCAGCAGGAAGATCCCGGCGCTGAAGAGGCCGACGACGCAGCGCGGCACGAGGTAGGTCATCGCGCGGCGTCCGGTGTAGTCGGTCGCGTTCTCGGCGCCGAGATACTTCTCCAGCCGCCGTCGCTCCACTTCGGACAGTGCTCGTGCGCCGGCGAAGACGGGCCGCCGCAGCGCGGGGATCGCGAGCGCGGCACCGCCGAAGACGACGTAGAAGAGCTCCACGAACGCGGTCGCGGAACCGATCACCAGGCCGAGCGTGCCGCGGGGGATCTTGCGCAGGTAGCGGCGCGGAGCAGGCATAACGCCAGGCTAGCGGCGTGACCGGAGATCGGTACTGCGGTTTTCCCCAGTGATCTGTGCCGCTTCACCGCAGGGTGCGGAACCAGGGCAATTCGTACGTTCGTTGACACCTGCAGACGACCACGAAAGGCCGCCATGAACCTCCTCCTCGCCCAAGCCGCCAGTGAACCGATGGGCGGTCTCGCCGGCTGGGCGGTGTCACTGATGGACTCACTGGGCGGTCCGGGAGCCGCGATCATCGTCGGGCTGGACAACCTGTTCCCGCCGATCCCCAGCGAGCTGGTCCTGCCGCTCGCCGGGTTCTCCGCCAGCCAGGGCACGTTCACCCTGCTGGAAGCGCTGGTGTGGACGACCTTCGGGTCGGTCGCGGGCGCGATCATCGTGTACTACCTCGGCCTGCTGCTCGGCCGCGACCGCACGCGCCGCTTGATGGCGAAGATCCCGCTGGTCAAGGCGTCCGACTTCGACAAGACCGAAGCCTGGTTCCAGAAGCACGGCACCAAGGCGGTGTTCTTCGGCCGGATGGTGCCGATCTTCCGCAGCCTCATCTCCCTGCCGGCGGGGATCGAGCGGATGCCGTTCTGGCGGTTCCTGACCCTGACCACGCTGGGCAGCCTGATCTGGAACACGGTGTTCGTGCTGGCCGGCTACGTGCTCGGGGAAAGCTGGCACCTGGTCGAGGAGTACGCCGGGTTCTTCCAGTACTTCGTGATCGCCGCCGTCGCGATCGCGCTGGCGCTGTTCGTCGTCAGCCGCCTCCGCGAAAAGAACCGCACCAACGCTTGAGAGCCGGTATGGGGCGCCTGGCGCGCCCCATACCGCTGTCTCAGGACCGGAACGGGCCGGTCACCTCGTAGGTGATCCCGCCGGAGGACGAGCCGGAAGTGCCGCGCTGCGAGGAGAAGTACAGCCGGTTCCCCGCCGGGGTGAACGCGGGACCGCAGATCTCCGACGAGCTCTGCCCGGTGATCCGCAGGAACGGTGCCACGATGTCGTTCGGCGTGATGACGCAGATCTCCATGTTGCCGCCGTCTTCGGCGACGTACAGGTCACCCGATGAGGTCCCGGTGACGTTGTCGACGCCGGTCAGCGGCGCCGAACCGGGGCTGACCAGCGAGTCGTCGTAAGCCAGTTCGTAAGTGCTGTTCGTCAGGTTGAGCTGCCAGACGCGGTTGTCACCCTTGGTGGTGAACCACGCGGTGTCGTTGGCGTAGTGCAGTCCTTCGCCGCCGTTGAACCGCTTCGCGCCGGACACCTGGTTGCGCGTGGCGGTGGGGGAGCCGTCGGGGTCGGGCACGTTCGCCCAGGTGAAGCTGCCAGAAGTGGCCGTACCCGCCTTCAGTACCTGCAGTGTTCCGGCGGAAAGGTCGCCCCAGGTCGTCGGGACGAAGCGGTAGAAACAGCCGTCCGTGGTGTCCTCGGTCAGGTAGACGACCTTGCGCACCGGGTCGGCCGCCGCGGCCTCGTGCTTGAACTTCCCCATCGCGGGCCGCTGGACGGCGGCCGAGGCAGGCCCGTTCGGCTGGCACTCGTAGACGAAGCCGAGGTCGATCTCCTCACAGGAAAGCCAAGTGTTCCAAGGAGTTTTGCCGCCCGCGCAGTTCTGGCGGGTGTTCGCCAGTACCCGGTGGGCGCCGGTGATCGTCCCGTTCGCGTCGAATTTGACCGCGCCGGCCCCGCCACCGGGGTTGATCTCCGAGTTCGACACGTAGATCCAGCCGCTGCCGTCGGCGAACACCGCGCCGCCGTCGGGCGCGTTGTGCCAGGTGTACGCGGTGCCCGCGACCTTCTGCCCGGACCGCGCGATGACGCGGCTGGTGAATCCCGCGGGCAGCTGGATCCCGTTCGCGTCGGCGGCCTGGAGCGCGCCGTACGGGCTGGGGCCGTTCTGCGCGGGCGCCGCCAAAGCCGTCCCCGACAGCCTGTTTCCGAACGCCGTGACGCCGGCGCCGACCACGGCCGCGCGCAGGAAATTCCGTCGCTTCACTCGTGCCTCCGCTGATGTGGTGGTGCGGGAAGGAGCGGAGGGGAGGTTACGGGCGGAACGGGACTTCCAGGTGAATTCGCGGCGTATTCGCCGGTGGTGGGGAACTTTCGTAGGGAACCTTCGCTCAGCACTATTTCCCGCGCTTTGCGGAGGCCCGGCACTTCGGCACCGCCGCGCTGTTCCGCGACGTCCAAAGCGAGGAGTATCCGATCGAGCGGCGCATATCCGCCATTGCGGTGGTGACGACGTCCGATCAGGTGGCGCCAGTCGGCGAGATGGTCGTCGAGTCCGGGCTCGCCAGGGACGGCCCGGAGCAGGACGATGAGCAGGACTCTCATCTGGTTTTCGTTGCCCGGCAACGTGTTCCTGGCCAAGGTGTCGGCAAGGGTGCTGCGGGACTGGCCGGTCGCGGCGGCCAGCGCGCGGATGCTGAGGCCGCTTCGGTCGCGGAGTTCGCGTAAACGCGCCATGAATTCCGATTCCGTGTTCATCGGCGCGCGTGTCCGGGCACTGTCCGGCCGAGGACGGCGCCGAACAGGGAGATCGCGATCCCCGCCGCGATCGGCGCGCTCGTACCGGTGAAGGTCAGCAGTGTGGTGAATGTGGTGAGAATGCTCAGGCAAACGATCTGACCGGCCGAAACGCACCGGCGCCTCGGCTGTGGGGAAGACAGGATTCCGTGACTCATGACCTTGCCCTCTCAAGGTTCAGCGGCCGCACCCGGCGGGGTGGCACGGAATATACGTTATCAAACCGTGATAGGGAGTTTAAGGGCGATTAATGTCCGGGTTCGTCCGGATCCGGAAATGCCGGGAGCCCCGGATCCTGGACGGATCCGGGGCTCCCGCTCGGGTCGTTACGCCTTACGCCGCCTGGGTGACCGGAGTGGACGCCGGGGCCAGCGCGATGTCCAGTACCTCGCGGACGTTCGCGACAGCGTGGACATCCAGCTGCGCCAGCACTTCGGCCGGGACGTCGTCGAGATCCGGCTCGTTGCGCTGCGGGATGATCACCGTCTTCATCCCGGCCCGGTGCGCGGCCAGCAGCTTCTGCTTGACCCCGCCGATCGGCAGCACGCGACCGGTCAGCGACACCTCACCGGTCATCGCGACGTCCGATTTCACGACGCGGCCCGAAAGCAGCGACGCCAGCGCGGTCGTCATCGTGATCCCGGCGCTCGGCCCGTCCTTGGGCACCGCGCCCGCGGGGACGTGCACGTGGATGCCGCGGTCCTTCAGGTCACCGACCGGGAGCTCCAGCTCCGCGCCGTGCGAGCGCAGGTACGACAACGCGATCTGCACCGACTCCTTCATCACGTCGCCCAGCTGACCGGTCAGGGCCAGCCCGGTCGAGCCGGATTCCGGATCCGCCAGCGACGCCTCGATGTAGAGGACGTCACCGCCGGCGCCGGTCACCGCCAGGCCGGTCGCCACGCCCGGCGTCGACGTGCGCTGGGTCGACGCGGGCAGCGAGGACTCCGGCAGGTGCCGAGGGCGGCCGAGGTAGGTTTCGAGCCCGTCGGCGTCGATCGTCAGCGGCAGCTCGACCTCGTCCAGCGCGACCTTGGTCGCCACCTTCCGCAGCACCTTCGCGATGGTCCGGTTCGCGTTGCGCACCCCGGCTTCCCGCGTGTACTCGGCGGCGATACGGCTGAACGCGCCGTCGGTCAGGATGACGTCGTCCTTGCCGAGGCCGGCGCGGTCCAGCTCGCGGGGGAGCAGGTGGTCGCGGGCGATGGTGACCTTCTCGTGCTCCGTGTAGCCGTCGAGGGTGACCAGCTCCATCCGGTCCAGCAGCGGGCCGGGGATGGTCTCGAGCGCGTTCGCCGTCGCGAGGAACACGACGTCGGACAGGTCCAGCTCGACCTCGAGGTAGTGGTCGCGGAACGTGTGGTTCTGCTCCGGGTCCAGCACCTCCAGCAGCGCGGCCGTCGGGTCGCCCCGGTAGTCGGCGCCGACCTTGTCGATCTCGTCGAGCAGCACGACCGGGTTCATCGACCCCGCTTCCTTGATGGCGCGGACGATCCGGCCGGGCAGCGCGCCGACATAGGTGCGGCGATGCCCGCGGATCTCGGCCTCGTCGCGGATGCCGCCCAGTGCGACGCGGACGAACTTGCGTCCCATCGCCTTCGCCACGGACTCGCCGAGCGAGGTCTTGCCGACTCCGGGAGGACCGGCGAGCGCGAGCACGGCGCCCGAACGCCGTCCACCGACCGGGCCGAGACCCGATTCGGCCCGGCGCTTGCGGACGGCCAGGTACTCGATGATGCGTTCCTTCACGTCGTCGAGACCGGCGTGATCGGCGTCGAGGATGTCGCGTGCGGCGGCGATGTCGTGGACGTCGGTGGTGCGCTCGTTCCACGGCAGTTCGAGGACGGTGTCCAGCCACGTGCGGATCCAGCCGCCCTCGGGGGACTGGTCCGAGGTCCGCTCCAGTTTG
This window encodes:
- a CDS encoding helix-turn-helix domain-containing protein gives rise to the protein MNTESEFMARLRELRDRSGLSIRALAAATGQSRSTLADTLARNTLPGNENQMRVLLIVLLRAVPGEPGLDDHLADWRHLIGRRHHRNGGYAPLDRILLALDVAEQRGGAEVPGLRKAREIVLSEGSLRKFPTTGEYAANSPGSPVPPVTSPPLLPAPPHQRRHE
- a CDS encoding DUF4241 domain-containing protein; this encodes MSEGTSLEVICCEGWDPAARALVGRLTPDIARERDATGEQYAVALVPPGTEAPSVLLEIAWTHHFARCRHLDEQGRRNASYEYRLLEDGTLFLVRVERWTYKSPDQEEFDKKTAGRVELSFGPDGEGWAYQAPDGYAGGSSSGRAHKPLSELTMPKPAFGDWESLANSGPVTLQFPDTPETDPPLPDEKRPWRPSVPLRPSGMGEMFTAGTRFALSNNRGLVEIELRDAGKLRMPSGRLVASDPAFLDAESDHFTVTAPAGEHRVELAMIRFVDEPTHERVAAAKLVVADVPVTTWEVALWPGQNALFLGDGEFYGYGVDSGTGCFADADALPDEVDDELMEKFAEVDPHVDITPDGASGNIIAFATGWGDGSYPTWIGRAADGTLVCFVTDMLILNDAEALTA
- a CDS encoding sensor histidine kinase; its protein translation is MPAPRRYLRKIPRGTLGLVIGSATAFVELFYVVFGGAALAIPALRRPVFAGARALSEVERRRLEKYLGAENATDYTGRRAMTYLVPRCVVGLFSAGIFLLVGYGVVIGTYVAYQKTFGEWPGEGDVSDQIATVLLGVLLLFLSVQGLLGIATLERKLARHFFGPSKKEQLRRRVSELATSRAEVVEAVNGERRRIERDLHDGVQQRLVALGMLLGRARRTGDPDHAADLLRQAHEESQRALEDLREVSWRVYPIALDSDGLHPALEALAERSDLPVHLRVDLPERPPAAIETVVYFVTSEAVTNTIKHAAATRIDIEAGRDGGRVRVRITDDGAGGARVSGGGLSGLARRVAAADGEFSVDSPPGGPTVVTAVLPCG
- a CDS encoding VOC family protein, producing the protein MNVLASTVSLTVDDVAASSRFFTEHFGFTEQMAAEGFVSLGHETAKLAIVLLQAGIEVLPEELRQKRASGVIVAFTVENLEAEEKRLRAEGVEITLPLREEPWGERLFMVTDPNGVPVELVEWVQQ
- a CDS encoding TetR/AcrR family transcriptional regulator; translation: MTSADVGLRELKKQETRQLISDKATLLFIEKGFEETTIAEIATAARVAKKTVTNYFARKEDLALDQHAEFTNGLADAVRDRKTGESALAALRRTFLDALAEHSHVIGFTGPAFATMVLESPTLTARLRELHELREAALAGLLANETGADADDVTPVMAAAELNAIDRVLFREVMRRSHAGESDDEIAEAVTKAAQRAFELLEPAFGDYAIRG
- a CDS encoding response regulator transcription factor, with product MRVILAEDSTLLREGLVRLLVEEGHDVVASVGDGDSLVSTTAAYQPDVVVSDVRMPPTHTDEGLRAALEIRKRWPGIGVLVLSQYVEKRYAAELITGDGERVGYLLKDRVAQVGEFLDALDRVAAGGAAFDPEVVRRLLARTTHTDPLAKLTAREREVLEKMAQGHTNAGIAESLYVSQSAVEKHVNAIFDKLGLANTAGYSRRVLAILRYLGS
- a CDS encoding PPOX class F420-dependent oxidoreductase — encoded protein: MAFTEEEIAYLRSQPLARFATLSEDGEQPDVVPLAFEFDGTHFWVGGGGASVLATRKFRNIQAGQRKAALVIDDLVSLDPFVARGVRIYGEAADPVERTGIVGPGTYARVTPTVSWSWNMAGEPAGETWYPSRRAVHGDT
- a CDS encoding DedA family protein; protein product: MNLLLAQAASEPMGGLAGWAVSLMDSLGGPGAAIIVGLDNLFPPIPSELVLPLAGFSASQGTFTLLEALVWTTFGSVAGAIIVYYLGLLLGRDRTRRLMAKIPLVKASDFDKTEAWFQKHGTKAVFFGRMVPIFRSLISLPAGIERMPFWRFLTLTTLGSLIWNTVFVLAGYVLGESWHLVEEYAGFFQYFVIAAVAIALALFVVSRLREKNRTNA
- a CDS encoding VOC family protein — encoded protein: MIRINITSVFVDDQAKALAFYTEKLGFTKKHDVPTGGARWLTVVSPADPDGVELLLEPDGHPAAKPFKKALAGDGIPFTQFAVDDVYAEVERLKGLGVEFTQDAVDLGPVVTAVFDDTCGNLIQLATMK
- a CDS encoding ArsR/SmtB family transcription factor; protein product: MDGDLFKAIGDATRRVILDELTEKDGQTLFEICGRLTMKHGLTSSRQAISQHLAMLEQAGLVRTRRQGRYKFHHIDTSPLRSIVERWPIDREEPNP
- the lon gene encoding endopeptidase La, coding for MTDNRLLPVLPLDDDVVLPGMIVPLDLADTETRAAVESAQANTPAQASFPGIRSSAATKAEVLIVPRVHGEYAGLGTIATVERIGRVPGGKTAVLLRGTRRAVVGRIADGPGAARWVHAEVATETTDDNSATLASEYKSVVLAILQQRGGWQMIDAVQEVEDPSALADLAGNSSYLNTEQKLELLSALDVSARLEKALEWSREQLAELEVTDTIRKDVQEGMEKQQKEFLLRRQLEAIRKELGELDGTANDDDYRARVEAAELPDAVKKAALSEVDKLERTSDQSPEGGWIRTWLDTVLELPWNERTTDVHDIAAARDILDADHAGLDDVKERIIEYLAVRKRRAESGLGPVGGRRSGAVLALAGPPGVGKTSLGESVAKAMGRKFVRVALGGIRDEAEIRGHRRTYVGALPGRIVRAIKEAGSMNPVVLLDEIDKVGADYRGDPTAALLEVLDPEQNHTFRDHYLEVELDLSDVVFLATANALETIPGPLLDRMELVTLDGYTEHEKVTIARDHLLPRELDRAGLGKDDVILTDGAFSRIAAEYTREAGVRNANRTIAKVLRKVATKVALDEVELPLTIDADGLETYLGRPRHLPESSLPASTQRTSTPGVATGLAVTGAGGDVLYIEASLADPESGSTGLALTGQLGDVMKESVQIALSYLRSHGAELELPVGDLKDRGIHVHVPAGAVPKDGPSAGITMTTALASLLSGRVVKSDVAMTGEVSLTGRVLPIGGVKQKLLAAHRAGMKTVIIPQRNEPDLDDVPAEVLAQLDVHAVANVREVLDIALAPASTPVTQAA
- a CDS encoding alkaline phosphatase PhoX, yielding MKRRNFLRAAVVGAGVTAFGNRLSGTALAAPAQNGPSPYGALQAADANGIQLPAGFTSRVIARSGQKVAGTAYTWHNAPDGGAVFADGSGWIYVSNSEINPGGGAGAVKFDANGTITGAHRVLANTRQNCAGGKTPWNTWLSCEEIDLGFVYECQPNGPASAAVQRPAMGKFKHEAAAADPVRKVVYLTEDTTDGCFYRFVPTTWGDLSAGTLQVLKAGTATSGSFTWANVPDPDGSPTATRNQVSGAKRFNGGEGLHYANDTAWFTTKGDNRVWQLNLTNSTYELAYDDSLVSPGSAPLTGVDNVTGTSSGDLYVAEDGGNMEICVITPNDIVAPFLRITGQSSSEICGPAFTPAGNRLYFSSQRGTSGSSSGGITYEVTGPFRS